From Capra hircus breed San Clemente chromosome 1, ASM170441v1, whole genome shotgun sequence:
TGTCACTTACAATAGTATTTAAGCAATGAATACTTCTGAACAATCCCAAGCCGATACTTAATTGGTTACAATTTTAAGAATCAGAACTTTATTTTGGTCCCTGAAAATTCATTAGGGCCAAATGCCTTAACTGGAAGTagcatttgtttaaaataaaagaagtctTACTCAAAGAtgataatgaataaaataactaTTTAGGCTCCAATATGCAATCTTTCTAAATTTTCACCCTGTAAGAAATGTCTTTCAGGCTTGCTATATGCCCCAGAGAATCAAAAGAAACCAACAAAGAATTTAACATTTCAACAAGTTAGGAACTATTTACTGTAAGCATATAGTGAGATTCTGGAAGACATACTACCATACTTAGAGAAAACGCTATTTTAACAGGTAAGCATGTTGAAGGCAGTTTATAAATGAAACATAACAAATCTTATGTTTATGCATACaacttataaaatagaaaaaaatgtgctATTTTTTCCAATAGTATAGCATCACACTAACACTATAGTTAAGACTGAAAGCGTCTGTACACGTCCACTACACACCACAGCAGCATATGCCTCTTAGATATTCTGTTCGTTATCCAGCATATGCCAACCATGGTTTCACAGATTTGTACCAGTTTGAGCAGGCTAATACAATCATTCTGCCTTATCTATTTAACTATGAAGTAAAGTTAACCAGTTTCAGGGAACGAAAAATTTCACAATCAGTTAAGAAACATATTAAACCTCCACAACAGGATGGAAAACGCTTCTAAAGACATGATATAATCCTAACAGGATAGATTATGCCTCTAGATGTAGTGTATGTGTGAAAAGTTAGGAGCCTGGAGAAATACATCAAACTATAGGGGACCTATATGATTATCAAATTAGTTTTAACTACTAAATATTCAAATGTGaattattggtgtttttctggtGCAACATCATCCAGTTTACTGAGGACTACTCAAAGCTGTTCTGCCACTACGTGTTTGCTGTTATTGCAAATTAGTATCTAAATAGGGAGGTGTCTGATTCATGAGTCTTGAAAAAATTAGAATGATTGTTTATCTAACCTTATCTTTGTATTCTGAAACAAATGCTATAAAACTCAATTATTTTCCTAGCTTTGTAGATCTGGTACCATCTTAGATAATTCAAATCAAACATGGTTGCCTGCAAATCCTTTATTAGAGGAAGTAAAAACAAAGTACATTTTGGTTATGTTTTGCTGCTGGTCTCCTCTTGCATGTGCTTTACCAATGAGAGCACTATTCGGGGCATTAATTGTGCTACTTTAACGCAACTGAACATGAGAAAATCCGGTAGCTCAAATTTTGacaagtgatttttcttttttggtggcaggcttatttaaaaatgaaaaccaccAAAAACTCACATAAATCTAAAATCAGATGGGCACTTTGACAACCCAAACTAGGAACTTAAATCTACCAAAAAAGATATAGAAAGCTGTTtctgaaaaacatctttttcttactcactttggcttttttaaaatgaagatttgtGGTAAAATGATCTCAAGGATAGCTCCCTCTACATCACATAGGGCATCAATTATCAGTGCTtgtaatagaaatatattttataaacacttTTAACTTGAATGTTTTCAAAGAatttaagactttttttaaagCTCTAGTCCAAGTTTTCAgctgttcaattttttaaaaatatattttgggtaTCCAACAAAGACGACAACTGGGCTAAGCTACTTTAATAACCTTACAGGATAGTGAAGTTCAGATAGAGCTCATTTCCTGAACATGGTTGACCTTTAACAGAACTGATTTATTTCCTCACCCAAACAGTTATGCAGGATACTGCCAGATCACCACTACAAAAAAACCTTGCCAGTATTTCTAGACAATGGTTTATCATCTATGTTTAAAAACCTTGTACCACCGGAGGCAAAGCACGTAAAAGTGAAAGTAAGTAAACTTATTTCTAGTCTACTTATCTAAATAAACTTTTATAATATCATATGGAAAATTAATGCATAAAAAGTAATCTCCTTATTATCTGATTTGTCAGCCAAAAAGTAATTGCTAATTCTCTGTAAAAACAGGAAACTCAATCATAAAATGTCTACTTGTTTAAATTAAAATGCCAATCTTGAAGTCTTTTAATACCATGACATAAAAAAAGAAGTTTGGAAATTCAGAATGACGCTTGAAATGAAAGCCTATGGTTCAAAAATCTGTTTATAGTTAAGAGACTAAAATCGTATCACTGCAAAATTCCCAGTGGCTTTGGCACTGCCATGAAGATTTCAGTCTTTTGGTCACTTGAAGCTGCTACTAAATACAACAAGAagccttaaaataataaaaaaaggaaaaaagacagtgAGGAACTGAAGGATAGTTAAGGTAACTATATCATATACAAGTAAAGCACAGTCTGCAATAAACAGTCTTTTTCTGCTAGGAATCTGAAGATATGAGAATAGTTTCCCACCCTCCCTTTTTTGAGGATCCTCTAATCAGGGAAATAATTTCTTTAAGTTACTGTGAGTGGTATTGCCTGGCAGCAGCTTCAATTTCCTAGGCTAGTTGTCAATCCAAGTAATTAGGTAATCTCACAAGGAATAATTATACATGGCAACAGGGTAAAAAAGCAGGGCAGTTCTTCCATGCACAAACATTTCAGGAGAAAAACCATCAATTTTAAAGATAACCATCAGGTTTCAGGTATCCTAGCACACTCTAACCCTAAGTTTTGCTTTACACCATTGGTGACTAAAATTAACAATACATTttgcagtgaatttttttttaaattttttgcctGCAACTGTATATACATTGCAAAACTATTCTGCATCACAtgattaaaatgtaataaatataaaaatgaaccaCACAATCAACACGTAACTTTTAATACTCCACATTATTTATCTTGATCACAATGGTGGTAACCTCCTTGTCAACAATCTTGTGAGTTAAGGAGCTGATTCTCATTCTCGTATCCATCAGGCAGGTATGCTCTCCTCAGTTGGTCTGACTTGGGTATGGAGCCTCCATTCTTCACATGGCGAGACAGGAAAGCACGGACTGCTGGGTGATCAGCCTTCTCAAGTGGGATATTGGCTTCCAGGCACATTTTCACAAAGTCCTGGATAACACTGACTTTCTCTGTTTGCGCAGTACTGTTGCACTGAAGCGATGCAGTTAGAGGCCTCTGCTTCTTTCTCACATTCTGCTCTTCAAATTCTGCCTTCCTCTTGGTATGAGTCTTTGACTTGAGGTGGTCACTAATGGCAGACTTGCGAACATGATTCAGAACCACATTGCAAGAAGTGCAGAAGAGCTTTCCTCCATCTTCGTGCAGCTCACCTCCAAACTCAGTGACTCGATCCAGGGGAGTCACATACAAAGCAGTCTTAGAACGGTTTCGAGCAGGTGGTGCTGTTACTACAAATCGTTCCATTCTGACTTTGAATGGGGTTCTTTCAAGACAAGAGAAACAAAGATAGGTGTTATAACACTTCATGcaggaagcaaaaataaaaggtaGGTATAAACATTTTAAGATTAAAGGCTTCagaaaatttaattcaaattatTAACAGACTTGTCTATTAAGTCTTAACTTACCTGAAATATGTTAAGGGAAGGGAAAACCAGAGAAAATTACTAGTAACAACTAAGTCCATTCCTTGATTTTGATGAAATCAAattcaaactattaaaaaaagaactccaACTATCAT
This genomic window contains:
- the CGGBP1 gene encoding CGG triplet repeat-binding protein 1: MERFVVTAPPARNRSKTALYVTPLDRVTEFGGELHEDGGKLFCTSCNVVLNHVRKSAISDHLKSKTHTKRKAEFEEQNVRKKQRPLTASLQCNSTAQTEKVSVIQDFVKMCLEANIPLEKADHPAVRAFLSRHVKNGGSIPKSDQLRRAYLPDGYENENQLLNSQDC